The Daucus carota subsp. sativus chromosome 9, DH1 v3.0, whole genome shotgun sequence genome window below encodes:
- the LOC108201274 gene encoding tetrahydroberberine oxidase, translating to MRIRGGGNDFEGLSYTSQVPFLLLDMINLRAIEVDPVAGTATVQSGATAGELYYAIARKSKTLGFTGPTFSSVGIAGFVGYGGYGALRRKYGLACDNIMDARVMDVNGTIIDRNSMGEDLFWAIRGGGPSSFGVVLSWKIKLVSVPEIVTIFTIKRTLEQNATDIVHKWQTVGPNLPDDVEIRIKAYPAKKGTNIPSPETALTSQSSSDPKSDTTIVVEFVGSYLGKVDKLVLLMQERFPELNLVKEDCSEVSYIQSVLAFSLYSPQQPPEVLLQRSRFKIPTKVKSAHVRQPISKDGLHGIWDMLLKLENATNIVFTSFGGKLNEFSESSTPYPHRPGILYMVYIRVLTSGDSDKAFSWIRSLYSYLAPYVASPRTAYAGYSDLDLGVNNQSGVTNYTQASIWGKIYFKNNFDRLVQIKSKVDPTNFFRHEQSIPPL from the coding sequence ATGAGGATCCGCGGAGGAGGAAACGACTTCGAGGGCCTCTCCTACACTTCACAAGTTCCATTTCTTCTGCTCGATATGATTAATCTTCGAGCCATCGAGGTTGATCCCGTGGCAGGGACCGCAACAGTTCAATCAGGCGCAACAGCAGGTGAGCTTTACTATGCAATTGCGCGGAAAAGCAAGACCCTGGGGTTTACAGGGCCAACATTTAGTAGTGTTGGTATAGCAGGCTTTGTTGGTTACGGAGGGTATGGTGCATTGCGGAGAAAGTACGGCCTGGCGTGTGATAATATCATGGATGCTCGTGTTATGGACGTTAATGGAACAATTATTGATAGGAATTCAATGGGGGAAGATCTGTTCTGGGCAATCAGAGGAGGCGGACCTTCTAGTTTTGGAGTTGTGCTTTCCTGGAAGATAAAACTCGTTTCTGTTCCGGAGATTGTAACGATTTTTACAATCAAGAGGACTTTGGAACAGAACGCTACGGATATCGTTCATAAGTGGCAAACGGTTGGCCCGAATCTTCCGGATGATGTGGAGATCCGAATCAAAGCATATCCCGCGAAGAAAGGCACAAACATTCCATCTCCTGAAACAGCATTGACGAGTCAATCTAGCAGTGATCCAAAAAGTGATACGACGATAGTTGTGGAATTCGTGGGGTCGTACCTCGGGAAAGTGGATAAACTAGTCCTTCTAATGCAAGAAAGATTCCCGGAGTTAAATTTGGTCAAAGAAGATTGTTCTGAAGTTAGTTACATTCAGTCTGTGCTTGCTTTCTCCCTGTATTCACCTCAACAACCCCCTGAAGTTCTCCTCCAGAGATCGAGATTTAAAATCCCGACCAAGGTAAAATCAGCTCATGTAAGAcaaccaatttctaaagatgGGTTGCATGGAATCTGGGACATGCTTCTCAAACTAGAAAATGCGACAAACATTGTCTTCACATCATTCGGGGGGAAACTAAATGAATTTTCTGAATCATCTACCCCGTACCCACATAGACCTGGTATATTGTACATGGTTTACATTCGAGTACTTACATCCGGGGATTCGGACAAGGCCTTTTCTTGGATCAGAAGTTTATACAGCTACTTGGCTCCCTATGTAGCATCTCCAAGAACCGCATACGCAGGTTATAGTGATCTTGACTTGGGAGTGAACAATCAAAGTGGTGTGACCAATTACACTCAAGCAAGCATATGGGGTAAAATCTACTTCAAGAATAATTTCGATAGATTGGTTCAGATCAAGTCGAAAGTCGATCCTACTAACTTCTTCAGGCACGAGCAAAGTATTCCTCCTCTTTAA
- the LOC108200860 gene encoding zinc finger CCCH domain-containing protein 53: MDSYEATKIVLSRIQNLDPENATKIIGLLLIQDHGEKEMIRLAFGPESLVHSVILKARKDLGLFSSKNSPLSSPSTPCSPLPFSRQNSSNSRVFNGVNLPSPLSIPNPNGVFSPNSFLSHYKSPNGGSNIGNVSCLSAAMNSSAIPYYGNGENSDLIDEVQMPFLNDGLNSNDFYYPQPDLVSSPDSSSVNAMLFNSSWGGANHRRSCSVSDICLNSEDPSGGFGWKPCLYFAKGYCKNGANCRFVHGGGLSDSDGISNMVGSPNEIDMMERCQELLRSKSVQQQRLAAASQFMSGGSSFSYSPRAAATLMMGEDINKFSRSPRFERSEFPILSPESRQIYLTFPADSTFREEDVSTYFSIYGPVQDVRIPYQQKRMFGFVTFIYPETVKLILAKGNPHFVCDARVLVKPYKEKGKVPDKFRKNQQIERNEFLSCGSPTGLDSRDPFDMQLGARMLYNSQDALWRKKLEEQADLEQAIELQNRRLMELQLLEVKSKHHRAFSSGAAIPFPTTARDPNFFQQSIFMPSNRSSPEFSEESGPGNTINTNIQQAAIGSDQDRDSPRNENSNGKTSPGHDENLDLDESMEQSLPENLFASPKAADEHVTTFSIDTTEPAVEKMGTVISSPSSAKNNLMTSSLLPASSALDMASLNSCYFQAPRFSNHGAIEM; this comes from the exons ATGGATTCTTATGAAGCAACAAAGATTGTTCTTTCAAGAATTCAGAACTTAGATCCTGAAAATGCTACCAAAATTATTGGGTTACTGTTGATTCAAGATCATGGTGAGAAAGAAATGATAAGGTTGGCTTTTGGTCCTGAATCTTTAGTTCATTCTGTGATTCTTAAAGCTAGGAAAGATCTTGGTTTGTTTTCGTCCAAAAATAGTCCATTGTCATCACCATCCACACCATGTTCTCCTTTGCCTTTTAGTCGTCAGAATTCGTCGAATTCTCGGGTTTTCAATGGTGTTAATCTTCCATCTCCGTTAAGTATACCAAACCCTAATGGTGTCTTTAGTCCAAATTCATTTTTAAGTCACTATAAGAGTCCTAATGGAGGGAGCAATATAGGAAATGTGTCATGTTTGTCCGCAGCGATGAATTCATCAGCTATTCCATATTATGGAAATGGAGAGAATAGTGATCTCATTGATGAAGTTCAAATGCCTTTTCTCAATGATGGTCTGAATTCGAATGATTTCTACTACCCACAGCCAGACTTAGTGTCGAGTCCAGATAGCAGCAGTGTTAATGCTATGTTGTTTAATTCGAGTTGGGGCGGTGCAAATCACAGGAGGAGTTGCTCTGTGAGTGATATTTGTTTGAATTCTGAAGACCCTAGTGGAGGATTTGGCTGGAAACCTTGTCTCTACTTTGCCAAGGGCTATTGTAAAAATGGGGCTAATTGTCGATTTGTTCATGGTGGTGGGCTATCTGATTCTGATGGAATTTCAAATATGGTGGGCTCACCAAATGAAATTGATATGATGGAGCGTTGTCAAGAGCTTCTTAGGTCAAAATCAGTCCAACAACAAAGATTAGCTGCAGCTTCTCAGTTCATGAGTGGAGGTTCTAGTTTCTCTTATAGTCCAAG GGCGGCTGCGACTCTAATGATGGGAGAAGACATTAACAAATTTAGTCGATCTCCTAGGTTTGAGAGGAGTGAGTTTCCGATATTGAGTCCAGAATCAAGACAGATATACTTGACTTTCCCAGCTGACAGTACATTTAGAGAAGAAGATGTATCTACTTATTTCAG TATTTATGGTCCTGTGCAAGATGTGAGGATTCCATACCAGCAGAAGCGTATGTTTGGATTTGTCACCTTCATTTATCCAGAGACTGTGAAGCTCATTCTGGCTAAAGGAAATCCTCATTTTGTATGTGATGCTCGGGTGCTTGTTAAGCCATACAAGGAGAAAGGAAAAGTTCCGGATAAATTCAG GAAGAATCAACAAATAGAGAGGAATGAATTTTTATCATGTGGTAGCCCAACTGGTTTAGACTCAAGGGACCCTTTTGATATGCAGTTGG GGGCAAGGATGTTGTATAATAGTCAAGACGCACTGTGGAGGAAGAAGTTGGAGGAGCAAGCTGATTTGGAACAAGCAATTGAACTGCAAAATCGGAGGTTAATGGAATTGCAGCTGCTTGAAGTGAAGAGTAAACATCACCGAGCCTTCTCTTCTGGTGCAGCCATTCCCTTCCCAACTACAGCACGCGATCCCAATTTTTTTCAGCAGAGCATTTTTATGCCTTCAAATCGAAGCAGTCCGGAGTTTTCAGAAG AAAGTGGACCCGGAAATACTATCAACACCAATATTCAACAGGCTGCAATTGGAAGTGATCAAGATAGAGATTCTCCAAGAAATGAAAATAGCAATGGGAAAACAAGCCCCGGTCATGATGAAAACCTTGATTTAGACGAAAG CATGGAACAGAGTCTGCCTGAAAATCTATTTGCATCACCAAAAGCTGCTGATGAACATGTAACGACATTCTCCATAGACACAACTGAACCAGCCGTGGAGAAAATGGGCACCGTCATTTCCTCACCATCTTCtgctaaaaataatttgatgacTTCATCCTTGCTTCCTGCTAGCTCTGCCCTCGACATGGCTTCCCTCAATTCGTGCTATTTTCAAGCTCCGAG GTTCTCGAATCATGGAGCCATTGAAATGTAG